The Metabacillus sediminilitoris genome window below encodes:
- a CDS encoding alpha/beta hydrolase encodes MRNSIHKKGLIFGLIISLSLPTIAFGREPAASPNSTNQPINLVKSTNAVSITSTLNLLNLPAIYPNEQSELSRKGPIVESNKQQDRFVQNAVQFLTNVEEGNGIQALKLSSRALKKSISEQWIKTYWTTLMQQLQPQGGSFIGFGTAKVKESNRVHTNVEVELQFEKATFPFILRLDQSGKVDDFQLNMFTGPFAPDPEYSDPDSFIEKDVVVGKGDFALHGTLTIPKGKGPFPVVVLVQGSGASDQDEAAYALKPFRDLAYGLATKGIAVLRYNKRTFEHTVKTTADLNHTVDKETTDDALLATRLLEKEKKIDDEQIYILGHSQGGMMVPQMIDQDKRQNIAGAIVMGSPARTIQEVIFDQFDYLLSIGQLSPQAYDFYSKQFEMINDPNFSGENPPDEFLLGQAMFWDSFNDISAAEMAKDQNKPLLIIQGERDYQVISDIETPIWKEELSHRDNVEYRLYPMLNHFFTEGEGEMSTPAEYLTPANIPEYIINDIAEWVKSEPYKSESKKVSHSSLVR; translated from the coding sequence ATGAGAAATTCAATACATAAAAAAGGACTTATTTTCGGACTGATCATTTCTTTAAGTCTTCCGACAATTGCATTTGGAAGGGAACCAGCTGCTAGTCCAAATTCAACAAACCAACCTATTAATCTAGTTAAAAGTACAAATGCGGTAAGCATAACCAGTACACTTAATCTACTAAATTTACCTGCAATTTATCCGAATGAGCAGAGCGAGCTCTCAAGAAAAGGCCCAATCGTTGAATCGAATAAACAACAAGATCGATTTGTACAGAATGCTGTTCAATTTCTTACGAATGTGGAAGAGGGGAATGGTATACAAGCCTTAAAGTTGTCATCTCGCGCTTTAAAGAAATCTATTTCAGAACAATGGATTAAAACCTACTGGACTACACTTATGCAGCAATTACAGCCTCAAGGAGGTTCATTTATTGGTTTTGGGACAGCTAAGGTCAAGGAGTCGAATCGAGTCCATACCAATGTTGAAGTTGAGCTTCAATTCGAAAAGGCAACGTTTCCGTTTATACTTAGATTAGACCAGTCAGGGAAGGTAGATGATTTTCAATTAAATATGTTTACAGGTCCGTTTGCTCCAGATCCCGAGTACAGTGATCCAGATTCTTTTATTGAAAAAGACGTTGTGGTAGGAAAAGGAGATTTTGCCCTGCATGGAACACTGACAATTCCTAAAGGGAAGGGACCATTTCCGGTAGTTGTTCTAGTTCAAGGATCAGGGGCAAGTGATCAGGATGAAGCAGCTTATGCGTTAAAACCTTTCCGTGATTTGGCGTACGGTCTAGCTACAAAAGGAATTGCTGTACTCCGTTACAACAAACGGACATTTGAACATACAGTAAAAACAACAGCAGATCTAAATCACACGGTTGATAAAGAAACAACAGATGATGCGCTTTTAGCAACTCGTTTACTTGAAAAAGAGAAAAAAATAGACGATGAGCAAATCTATATTCTTGGTCATAGCCAAGGCGGTATGATGGTGCCTCAAATGATTGATCAAGATAAGAGACAAAACATTGCAGGTGCGATCGTAATGGGCTCACCAGCAAGAACAATTCAGGAGGTTATTTTTGACCAATTTGATTATCTTCTTTCAATTGGCCAACTCTCACCTCAGGCATATGATTTTTATTCGAAACAATTCGAAATGATAAATGATCCGAATTTCTCTGGAGAAAATCCCCCTGATGAATTTCTCCTTGGTCAGGCAATGTTTTGGGATTCTTTCAATGATATTAGTGCAGCAGAGATGGCAAAGGATCAAAATAAACCATTGCTTATCATTCAAGGTGAACGGGATTATCAAGTGATATCAGACATTGAGACGCCTATTTGGAAAGAGGAGCTTTCTCATCGTGACAATGTTGAATATCGACTATATCCAATGCTGAATCATTTCTTTACAGAAGGCGAAGGGGAAATGAGCACACCGGCAGAATACCTTACACCTGCTAACATCCCAGAATATATAATTAATGACATTGCTGAGTGGGTTAAGTCTGAACCCTATAAAAGTGAATCAAAAAAGGTTAGTCACTCATCTTTGGTTCGGTAA
- a CDS encoding cysteine-rich CWC family protein produces MKCPICSKGNNCGYHSCWCTKEYFPKEIFELVPDNQLRKSCICKECLDKFKEK; encoded by the coding sequence ATGAAATGTCCAATCTGCAGTAAGGGCAATAACTGTGGCTACCATTCATGCTGGTGTACGAAAGAGTATTTTCCAAAAGAGATTTTTGAGTTAGTACCAGATAATCAATTGAGAAAATCGTGCATCTGCAAAGAATGTCTTGATAAGTTTAAGGAAAAGTAA
- a CDS encoding sigma-54 interaction domain-containing protein — MTLSNLFTNFDLDMETLTKILDYSSDEIFVLDKNKKIIYVNDACKKHYGLNKEDVMGKLSLELVDKGYWFPSIFPDILERKEPITIKQTTVLGAELLTSAVPILNEKKEVELIVTTARELQSYKMLKGKEKDSDQRKEMEDSFTSIITNNKKMKNVLKYARKVAATNSTILILGESGTGKSVLAQYIHENSSRKNGPFLTINCAAIPAELMESELFGYTPGAFTNANRSGKKGMLETVDRGTLFLDEIGDMPLPLQAKMLRVIQDKKFIPIGGTQEKTVDIRIITATNKDLYEMVKNKTFREDLYYRLNVVDITMLPLRERPEDISPLTYHFLYKFNRKYEMNKLISKDCLECLTHYSWQGNVRQLENLIEKLVITSDDVIGIHDLPEGVYRQSQLLIDKTVPTSLNEAIELAKKEMVRASYKLNRSSRRVAKDLQISQTQAVKLIREYCQDLQEN; from the coding sequence ATGACATTATCCAATTTATTTACCAATTTTGATTTGGACATGGAAACGCTTACTAAAATTTTGGATTATTCTTCTGATGAAATTTTTGTTTTGGATAAGAATAAGAAAATTATTTATGTCAATGATGCCTGTAAGAAGCATTATGGATTAAATAAGGAAGATGTGATGGGAAAATTAAGCTTGGAATTAGTTGATAAGGGATATTGGTTTCCCTCCATTTTCCCCGATATCTTGGAAAGAAAAGAGCCGATTACGATTAAACAAACCACTGTCCTCGGTGCAGAGCTGCTCACTTCTGCCGTCCCTATTTTAAATGAAAAGAAGGAAGTGGAATTGATCGTAACAACTGCAAGAGAATTACAAAGCTATAAAATGCTGAAAGGTAAAGAAAAGGATTCAGATCAAAGGAAGGAAATGGAAGATTCATTTACTAGCATTATCACAAATAATAAAAAAATGAAAAATGTATTGAAGTATGCTAGGAAGGTGGCGGCTACAAACTCTACGATATTAATTCTTGGTGAATCCGGAACAGGTAAAAGCGTTTTAGCCCAATATATCCACGAAAACAGCAGTAGAAAAAACGGTCCCTTTTTAACAATTAATTGTGCAGCCATTCCTGCTGAATTAATGGAATCCGAGCTTTTTGGCTATACACCAGGAGCGTTTACAAATGCAAACCGTTCCGGAAAAAAAGGGATGTTGGAAACTGTTGATAGAGGGACACTGTTTCTTGATGAAATCGGGGACATGCCTTTGCCTCTTCAGGCCAAAATGCTGCGAGTCATTCAGGATAAAAAATTCATTCCAATTGGCGGAACTCAAGAAAAGACCGTGGATATCCGTATTATTACTGCGACCAATAAAGACTTGTACGAAATGGTGAAAAACAAAACGTTTCGGGAGGATTTATATTACAGGCTGAACGTAGTGGATATCACCATGCTTCCTCTTCGTGAAAGACCGGAAGATATCAGCCCGCTCACCTATCATTTCTTATATAAATTTAATCGAAAATATGAAATGAACAAATTAATTTCAAAAGATTGCCTCGAGTGTCTGACCCATTATTCCTGGCAAGGAAACGTAAGGCAATTAGAAAACCTTATCGAAAAGCTTGTCATTACTAGCGATGATGTCATCGGCATCCATGATCTACCCGAAGGCGTTTATCGACAAAGCCAGCTGCTGATTGATAAAACCGTCCCCACTTCCCTCAATGAGGCGATCGAATTAGCAAAAAAAGAGATGGTTCGTGCATCCTATAAGCTGAATCGGAGCTCCAGGCGCGTAGCCAAGGATCTACAAATCAGCCAAACGCAAGCAGTCAAATTGATCAGAGAGTATTGTCAGGACTTGCAGGAGAATTGA
- a CDS encoding aromatic ring-hydroxylating oxygenase subunit alpha codes for MKQLQTDQTLEYTLPYDHYVDQQIFEEENKKIFQNSWILAGHTSQVENVGDFFLFEIVDQPLIISRDKNNELNAFYNICPHRGTKVEKSEQGNKKVFMCSYHGWTFHLNGKLNRAPNFDTNELGNHSCMTQVKLEVFQSLIFINLNPDARPMAETYGELMANLEKYAFLDSLKKIRVTQRVIDANWKAVVDNYLECDHCKIAHPEFSKTFDMKNYHIDLHDNFSCQYSELTNKTNEDQEEHANFYWVWPNLMVSIYPGEEGNMTTSQILPLAPDKSLAIYSYYFKSDEINEEQEELIRFVDQVRREDFDLVELLQKGFHTNAFKHGIYSPTEYAIKFFHGLYENAIKRGSVMKK; via the coding sequence ATGAAACAGTTACAAACAGATCAGACCTTGGAATACACGCTTCCGTATGATCATTATGTGGACCAGCAAATATTTGAAGAAGAAAATAAAAAAATCTTCCAAAACAGCTGGATTTTAGCCGGACATACGAGCCAAGTGGAAAATGTCGGAGACTTCTTCCTTTTTGAAATAGTGGATCAGCCATTAATCATCAGCAGAGATAAAAACAATGAATTGAATGCTTTTTACAATATATGTCCTCATAGAGGAACAAAAGTAGAAAAAAGTGAGCAAGGAAATAAAAAGGTTTTCATGTGTTCTTATCACGGCTGGACATTCCACTTGAACGGAAAATTGAATAGGGCACCAAACTTCGATACAAATGAATTAGGAAACCATAGCTGCATGACACAGGTGAAGCTGGAAGTATTCCAGTCATTGATTTTCATAAATTTGAACCCAGATGCAAGGCCGATGGCGGAAACATACGGAGAATTGATGGCCAACTTGGAAAAATACGCGTTCTTGGATTCATTGAAAAAGATTCGTGTCACACAAAGAGTCATTGATGCCAACTGGAAAGCGGTTGTTGATAACTATTTGGAATGTGACCATTGTAAGATTGCACACCCTGAGTTTTCAAAAACCTTCGATATGAAAAATTACCACATTGATTTACATGACAATTTTTCATGTCAATATTCCGAACTGACGAACAAAACAAATGAAGATCAAGAAGAGCACGCTAATTTCTATTGGGTATGGCCGAACTTGATGGTGAGCATTTATCCTGGAGAAGAAGGAAATATGACGACAAGCCAAATTTTGCCGCTGGCTCCGGATAAATCTCTGGCTATCTATAGCTACTACTTTAAATCAGACGAAATTAATGAGGAGCAGGAAGAACTGATTCGCTTCGTGGATCAGGTCAGAAGAGAAGATTTCGATCTTGTGGAGTTATTGCAAAAAGGTTTCCATACGAATGCCTTCAAGCACGGAATTTATTCTCCGACTGAGTATGCAATCAAATTTTTCCACGGCCTTTATGAAAACGCTATCAAACGAGGGTCAGTGATGAAGAAATGA
- a CDS encoding thiamine pyrophosphate-binding protein — protein MNNQTEFTVAEAIVKELIQAEVDVVYGIVSIHNMPIYDALLREGSIRIVTARGESGAVNMADGYARATGKLGVVITSTGAGAGNGAGSLTETWNSGTPLLHITGEADSHYIGTDQRFIHEAKDQLKMMDGANKTAYLLKRPKQITPFMRKAIKEALTVPTGPVTISIPTNFQTQIIPQNQLIEVASVQEPEVKISIPADVTEKITTAKRPVIWAGNGVIASGASEELQLLVDTIQPAVVTSESGKGSIPENHPLCIGHFAASPQVEELLKTSDLLISIGVRFRGGETNGWTLPVPENHINIDLNPDAFNRNFDTLYTLVGDAKAVLHEINSVLENKEINPDEAFVDEVKAARQAVRDDLRSQIGPYGEVADIMREQLPENTILVTDVTIPGYTWGNKLFDIYEPRNYLYMTGGGIGQGLPMAIGAQIGQSEKPVVLIAGDGGFMVNAGEMITAIQEETPLIILLFDDGGYGILRYYQEAAYGRRTSVDLVNPDFVMMAKSMGFESEKVRSVDEFKQGLANAIASKKPYMVVVDVEAVGVLEYKDSDEYIASFRPKHG, from the coding sequence ATGAACAATCAAACAGAATTCACAGTTGCAGAAGCAATCGTAAAAGAGCTAATACAAGCAGAGGTGGACGTAGTATATGGGATCGTCAGTATCCACAATATGCCGATTTATGATGCACTGCTGCGTGAAGGGAGCATCCGCATCGTCACTGCCCGCGGTGAAAGTGGAGCAGTCAACATGGCTGATGGCTATGCGCGTGCTACAGGGAAATTGGGCGTTGTCATAACAAGTACTGGTGCTGGAGCAGGAAACGGTGCAGGTTCCTTGACAGAAACATGGAACTCAGGGACTCCGTTATTGCACATTACAGGGGAAGCTGATTCTCATTATATTGGAACAGATCAACGTTTTATCCACGAAGCTAAGGACCAGCTGAAAATGATGGATGGCGCGAACAAAACAGCTTATTTGTTGAAGCGTCCAAAGCAAATCACACCATTTATGCGCAAAGCAATCAAAGAGGCACTGACTGTTCCTACAGGGCCGGTAACGATTTCTATTCCAACGAATTTCCAAACGCAGATCATTCCGCAAAATCAATTGATTGAAGTGGCATCGGTTCAAGAGCCGGAAGTGAAAATCAGCATTCCAGCTGATGTGACTGAAAAAATTACCACAGCAAAAAGACCAGTTATCTGGGCAGGAAATGGAGTGATTGCTTCGGGAGCATCTGAGGAACTTCAACTGTTGGTAGATACAATTCAGCCTGCTGTCGTGACAAGTGAATCCGGAAAAGGGTCTATCCCTGAAAATCATCCGCTCTGCATCGGTCACTTTGCTGCCTCCCCTCAGGTGGAGGAACTCTTGAAAACATCGGATCTACTCATTAGTATTGGGGTCCGTTTCCGCGGTGGGGAAACGAACGGCTGGACGCTCCCAGTACCTGAAAATCATATTAATATCGATTTGAACCCAGATGCATTCAACCGCAATTTTGATACATTGTATACACTGGTCGGAGATGCCAAAGCCGTTTTACACGAGATTAATAGTGTATTAGAAAATAAGGAGATTAATCCAGATGAAGCTTTTGTAGACGAAGTGAAAGCTGCCCGTCAAGCCGTTCGGGATGACCTTCGCAGCCAAATTGGGCCTTACGGAGAGGTGGCAGATATCATGCGTGAACAGCTTCCTGAGAATACAATCTTGGTGACGGATGTAACCATCCCTGGATACACGTGGGGGAATAAATTGTTCGACATTTATGAACCTAGAAATTATCTCTACATGACCGGCGGTGGAATCGGGCAAGGCTTGCCAATGGCGATCGGTGCCCAAATAGGCCAGTCAGAAAAGCCAGTCGTTCTTATTGCAGGTGATGGTGGATTCATGGTGAATGCAGGAGAAATGATCACGGCGATTCAGGAAGAAACACCGCTTATCATTCTTTTATTCGATGATGGCGGATATGGAATCTTAAGATACTACCAAGAAGCAGCTTATGGCAGACGGACATCTGTAGATCTAGTTAACCCAGATTTCGTCATGATGGCAAAATCAATGGGCTTCGAATCAGAGAAAGTACGCTCGGTCGATGAGTTCAAGCAAGGGTTAGCGAATGCAATTGCAAGCAAAAAACCTTATATGGTAGTAGTAGATGTCGAAGCAGTAGGAGTATTGGAATACAAAGATTCTGACGAATACATCGCATCCTTCCGTCCAAAACACGGATAA
- a CDS encoding aldehyde dehydrogenase family protein, which translates to MKELKHYINGQWIESSDPKKLTIINPATQEVIARAPKATKVETEEAIKIAKRTFESGVWSDRSPQERAAVLLQIADKLQENIDELTELEVQNNGKTRREAQSDAEEAVGTFIYYAGLLNMPNGQAYEASSDMQTLIVKEPMGVAGLIVPWNFPLLMSVWKIAPALAAGNSILLKPAEITPMTAVKLFELMNETDLPKGAANLIMGAGSVVGQTIAESNDVDIVSFTGSTGVGRQIMQTAAGNMKKVSLELGGKSPNIIFDDTDLETAVDYSLFGIFMGSGQVCSSGSRILVQEGIYDEFVKKYVEKAKGIRVGPGNDKNAQMGAIVSEQHLESILDYIRIGKEEGATLALGGNRIEKNGLEKGFFIEPTIFTNVTSDMRIVREEIFGPVVAIQKFKDEEEAIKIANDTDFGLAGAVFSTDQNKALRVIKKVRAGITWVNAYHLTNIQAPWGGYKQSGIGRSLGTYGLDEYQETKQININLAPKPIHWFE; encoded by the coding sequence ATAAAAGAATTGAAACACTATATAAATGGACAATGGATCGAATCAAGTGACCCGAAAAAACTTACGATCATCAATCCTGCTACACAGGAAGTTATTGCCAGAGCCCCAAAAGCAACAAAAGTAGAAACAGAAGAAGCCATCAAAATAGCGAAGAGAACGTTTGAAAGCGGCGTCTGGTCTGACCGTTCTCCACAAGAAAGAGCGGCAGTTTTACTTCAGATTGCTGATAAATTGCAGGAAAACATTGACGAGTTAACAGAGCTGGAAGTACAAAATAACGGCAAAACGAGAAGAGAGGCCCAATCAGATGCTGAAGAGGCAGTAGGCACTTTCATTTATTATGCTGGACTGCTCAATATGCCTAATGGTCAAGCATATGAAGCATCCTCTGATATGCAGACATTGATCGTAAAAGAACCGATGGGTGTTGCTGGATTGATCGTTCCTTGGAACTTTCCATTATTGATGAGTGTCTGGAAGATTGCTCCAGCATTAGCGGCAGGTAACAGCATTCTTTTAAAACCGGCAGAAATTACGCCGATGACTGCGGTAAAATTATTTGAGCTGATGAATGAGACCGATCTGCCAAAAGGGGCAGCTAACCTCATCATGGGAGCTGGATCGGTTGTAGGCCAGACGATCGCTGAAAGCAATGATGTGGATATCGTTTCTTTTACTGGAAGCACAGGAGTCGGCCGCCAAATCATGCAGACCGCAGCAGGCAATATGAAAAAAGTTTCTCTTGAACTGGGAGGAAAATCCCCGAACATCATTTTTGATGATACAGATTTGGAAACAGCCGTTGATTACTCCTTGTTTGGCATTTTCATGGGATCTGGGCAAGTTTGTTCTTCAGGAAGCCGCATTCTTGTCCAAGAGGGGATCTACGATGAATTTGTAAAAAAATATGTAGAAAAAGCAAAAGGAATAAGAGTTGGTCCTGGAAATGACAAGAACGCCCAGATGGGAGCCATAGTCAGTGAACAGCACCTCGAAAGCATACTAGACTACATTCGAATTGGAAAAGAAGAAGGTGCAACCCTTGCTCTAGGCGGCAATCGAATCGAGAAAAATGGTTTAGAAAAAGGATTTTTCATTGAACCAACCATCTTTACGAACGTAACAAGCGACATGCGGATTGTCAGAGAAGAAATCTTTGGTCCTGTTGTTGCGATCCAAAAGTTTAAAGATGAAGAAGAGGCAATCAAGATTGCCAACGATACAGACTTTGGCCTTGCAGGCGCTGTCTTCTCTACAGATCAAAACAAAGCATTGCGTGTCATCAAAAAAGTTAGAGCTGGCATCACATGGGTGAACGCCTACCACCTTACGAATATTCAAGCCCCGTGGGGCGGCTACAAACAAAGTGGTATCGGCAGAAGCCTTGGTACGTATGGATTGGATGAATATCAGGAAACGAAACAGATCAACATTAATCTGGCTCCGAAGCCGATTCATTGGTTTGAATAG
- a CDS encoding Glu/Leu/Phe/Val family dehydrogenase translates to MSRPYLVVEWNDTETDAQGWLVVHNFMKGYTGGGTRMHPSVTKEEVIRLAEAMAYKYVACDSGTTGGCKAGISYDYKAPDAYAVLRRFLIAMMPYIDIGVSLGSDLGTKYEDVLKIFNEFGIDIPLTKSMKQDPAVLQGIKDFDRLMKTRIDGLLLNDAVTGYGVAFSADEAWKFKNGKDGAKVIIQGFGCVGASCALKLSQLGYKIVGISDANLFVTCEEGLDVQKLIDHKNVYGEMDQAHFEPTYTVRPNADWLDMDCDIVIPCALEDVINESNADTVKASLIVEAANIPISSKGDEIIRQRGIDIVNDFVANLGAIRFYDAVIFGLVKPDPQAVIDDIEKLCRKNTYQLFSDAKKQNRYQRDVAYEIFKPEVSDLVEFADPSEKAAARVNG, encoded by the coding sequence TTGTCTAGACCATATTTAGTTGTCGAGTGGAATGATACGGAAACAGATGCGCAAGGGTGGCTTGTTGTTCATAACTTCATGAAAGGCTATACAGGCGGCGGTACGAGAATGCATCCGTCAGTGACAAAGGAAGAGGTTATTAGATTGGCCGAGGCCATGGCTTATAAGTATGTAGCTTGTGACAGCGGAACGACCGGGGGATGTAAAGCAGGTATTTCTTATGATTACAAAGCTCCTGATGCCTATGCAGTATTAAGAAGATTTTTAATTGCCATGATGCCTTATATTGATATCGGTGTTTCATTGGGCAGTGATTTAGGGACGAAATACGAGGATGTGCTCAAAATCTTTAACGAATTTGGCATAGATATCCCGCTGACGAAGTCAATGAAACAAGATCCTGCTGTCCTTCAAGGGATAAAGGATTTTGATCGACTGATGAAAACAAGAATCGACGGATTGCTGTTAAATGATGCTGTCACAGGATATGGCGTTGCCTTTTCGGCAGATGAAGCCTGGAAATTTAAAAATGGCAAAGACGGAGCGAAGGTTATCATCCAAGGCTTCGGTTGTGTAGGGGCAAGCTGCGCATTGAAACTGTCTCAATTAGGTTATAAAATCGTCGGAATTTCGGATGCGAACTTGTTCGTCACATGTGAAGAAGGATTAGATGTTCAAAAGCTCATTGACCATAAGAATGTATATGGAGAAATGGATCAAGCCCATTTTGAACCAACCTATACGGTAAGGCCAAACGCGGACTGGCTTGATATGGACTGCGATATTGTCATCCCATGTGCATTAGAGGACGTTATAAATGAGTCTAATGCTGATACTGTGAAAGCAAGCTTAATTGTTGAAGCTGCCAATATTCCAATCTCTTCTAAAGGAGACGAAATCATCAGACAAAGAGGAATTGACATCGTTAACGATTTTGTTGCGAACCTGGGGGCAATAAGGTTTTATGATGCCGTTATTTTTGGACTGGTCAAACCGGACCCTCAGGCTGTGATTGATGATATTGAAAAGCTATGCCGAAAAAATACCTATCAACTATTTTCGGATGCAAAGAAACAAAACAGGTATCAGCGAGACGTTGCTTATGAAATTTTCAAACCGGAAGTCAGCGATTTAGTAGAGTTTGCGGATCCTTCCGAAAAGGCAGCTGCTCGGGTAAACGGATAA
- a CDS encoding amino acid permease, with translation MEPEQGSQPKELKRSMKSRHLFMLSVGGVIGTGLFIGSGYAIGEAGPMGAITAYLAGGLLMYMVMVCLGELSVVMPVSGSFQAHAERFIGPASGFMIGWTYWLSWAIYVGLEFIAAGLLMARWFPNVPVWIWCAVFTLLLFGINALTTRSFAEMEYWFSAIKVFAVLFFIVIGGAAMFGLVPLKGQSAPLLSNFIGDGLFPTGFIGVFISMMTVVYAFMGSEIMGVAAGETEDPEKSIPKAIKSIIFRILLFYVLATFVLSAIVPWKEAGVLESPFVTVFDMIGIPYAADIMNFVILTAILSVGNTGLFACTRILFSLSQSGQAPRLFGKVNKRGVPMNALLVTLAFALLSLLTSVIAEETLFVVLLAISGVGGVVTWMAIALAQYKFRKHYIADGGKLEDLTFKVPFFPLVPIGCLIMCVGIVVFTAFDPAQRTSLYIGFGFVAACYVFYYFKFSRKKIDSTIVTEGQPDKIV, from the coding sequence ATGGAGCCAGAACAAGGGAGTCAACCAAAAGAATTAAAACGTTCGATGAAAAGTCGACATTTATTTATGCTTTCCGTAGGTGGAGTCATTGGAACAGGTCTTTTCATAGGGTCCGGATATGCGATCGGTGAAGCCGGACCTATGGGAGCCATAACTGCCTATTTGGCAGGGGGCTTACTTATGTACATGGTCATGGTTTGTCTTGGCGAGCTATCCGTCGTGATGCCGGTCTCAGGTTCATTCCAGGCTCATGCAGAGCGATTTATCGGCCCTGCCTCCGGGTTTATGATCGGCTGGACGTATTGGTTGAGCTGGGCTATTTACGTAGGGCTTGAGTTTATTGCGGCAGGTTTGCTGATGGCCAGATGGTTTCCAAATGTACCAGTATGGATATGGTGTGCGGTTTTCACCTTGCTTTTATTCGGTATAAACGCTTTGACAACAAGAAGCTTTGCCGAGATGGAATATTGGTTCTCTGCCATTAAAGTCTTTGCTGTCCTCTTTTTTATCGTGATTGGCGGAGCAGCGATGTTCGGATTGGTTCCTTTAAAGGGACAATCTGCCCCGCTGCTTTCAAACTTTATCGGTGACGGATTATTTCCAACAGGATTCATTGGCGTATTTATCTCGATGATGACAGTCGTCTATGCTTTTATGGGTTCGGAAATTATGGGAGTAGCAGCAGGTGAGACAGAGGATCCCGAAAAGAGTATCCCAAAAGCAATCAAGAGTATCATCTTCCGTATTTTGCTTTTCTATGTACTCGCAACTTTTGTCTTATCAGCCATTGTTCCATGGAAAGAAGCAGGGGTTCTCGAAAGCCCATTTGTCACTGTATTCGATATGATCGGTATTCCTTATGCAGCTGATATCATGAACTTCGTTATTTTAACAGCCATTCTTTCGGTGGGAAATACAGGTTTGTTTGCTTGTACAAGAATCCTTTTTTCCCTTTCACAAAGCGGGCAGGCTCCTCGTTTATTCGGAAAGGTAAACAAGCGGGGTGTGCCGATGAACGCTTTGCTCGTGACGCTCGCCTTTGCCTTGCTGTCCCTGCTTACCAGTGTCATAGCAGAGGAAACATTATTTGTGGTGCTGCTTGCGATCAGTGGTGTTGGAGGGGTGGTTACGTGGATGGCGATTGCGTTAGCACAGTATAAATTCCGTAAACATTATATAGCAGATGGCGGAAAGCTGGAGGATTTAACATTTAAAGTTCCTTTCTTCCCTCTCGTTCCAATTGGCTGCCTCATCATGTGCGTAGGTATCGTCGTGTTTACCGCTTTCGATCCGGCACAGCGGACATCATTGTATATCGGATTCGGCTTTGTTGCAGCTTGTTATGTCTTTTACTATTTTAAATTTTCCAGAAAGAAAATCGATTCAACAATCGTAACAGAAGGGCAGCCCGATAAAATCGTGTAA
- a CDS encoding DUF3311 domain-containing protein, giving the protein MKKLIFVLTTIPALGSLVVINRVEPYVLGLPFVLFWGICWVFLTSLFLIIANKFDDSKEEEEL; this is encoded by the coding sequence ATGAAAAAGTTGATTTTTGTATTAACGACTATACCAGCTTTGGGGTCACTTGTTGTCATCAATCGGGTGGAACCCTATGTACTTGGCTTGCCATTTGTCCTTTTCTGGGGAATATGCTGGGTATTTCTGACATCTCTATTTTTGATCATTGCTAATAAATTTGATGACTCAAAAGAGGAGGAAGAATTATGA